From Terriglobales bacterium:
GATAGCAGACCTCCTATTCCTGATTTCGCTGTGCTCCACCGCTGCCGTAGCCGTTTTCATGACTTTCACCCTGCAGGGCTAGAGGAGGAATACGGCTACTGGCGTGTGCAGTGAAAAGTTCGGCAGGAGTGCATGGGAAACGTGGTGGACCTGGTCGGGATCGAACCGACGACCTCTTCCATGCCATGGAAGCGCGCTCCCAGCTGCGCCACAGGCCCACACTGGAGGGAACGGCCGAACCATGTCGACCGCAATTCACATTTTCCCCCACACCCAAGCCATAGTCAAACTACACCCTCCTCACTGCCCTGCCGTCTCGCTTGCGATAAACTAAGCAGAGCTAGGTCCATCTGATAAGTCAATAAATAGGTGGCCACACAATGAACGTTTCCAATCTGCTGGCTTATTCAGGTTCATGTCCAACTGCCTGCCTGGCGGTCCTCCTCTTCGTCTCCCCGAGCACAGCTGCGCAGTCTGCGCAAAGCGGAAACATCCCTGCCGGGGGTGCATCGCCTTCTTCGTCCGCAGCAGCGCCCGCCGCCACGAATGCTCCTGCCCCCGATCCCACGACTCTCACTCAGCTGCAACACGTTTCTCAGAGCACGCTCGCCGATTTGAAGAGCCTTCGTATCGAAAAATGGAAAGCCGATGCCACCCTCAAAAACCAGGCCATCAACAGCTCGGAATCTCTCCAGCGCAATCTGTCGGCGGCTTTGCCGGGCATGATCGACCAGGTGCGGGTTTTGCCTGCCAGTTTTCCGGCTAATTTCAAACTCTACCGCAACGTGAATGCACTCTGCGATGTCTTATCCGAGCTCACCAATACCGCTCGCGTCTTTGGCACTCGCGACGAGTACCAGTCGCTCTCCCACGATAACGACAATCTGAAAGAGATACGCCGCCTGATGGGAGACCGCATGGAGAACCTTGCCAACTACAAGGAGAATCTCCTGGTCAAGCTGCAGACTCAGGTGCAGAGTCAGGCCCAAGCGCCCCCTGCCCCCACCTTGCCAAAGAAGATCGTCGTCGACGACACGGCAACGCAGAAGAAACCGGCGAAAAAGAAGACAACAACCACTCCCTCCGGACAGGCGACTGGCCAGACCGCCAGTCCCCAATCGGGAACTCAGCCGCCGCATTAAGGCAAGGCGGTTGGTTACCTTCAGCAAGCCTGATTACCCTCGGGAACAAAAACTTGCGTCGCGGAGTCTAAATCAGTGCGGGGAAGTAGCTTACGCCTGACTTCCTGGGCCAGCGAATGCCTTCGAATCGGCATTCTCGATCGCGCGACAGGTCGCTTTCGGCGTCGGCTGCGATTACCCACGCGTGTTGTTGTTACAGAAACTTCCTGCTAATGTCGGAGGTAGCGCCGTGTCCTTCCCGGCGGGAGCAGCAACCTTGAGCACCATAGCTGGCACCTTGCAAGTGCGAGCGCAAGAGGCCTCGATCGTCGCCGAACTGAAGGCCGGATCGGAAGAGGCCTATGCCTGGTTGATCGCTCACTACCAGCCCCCCGTATATAGCCTGGTCTATCGCATCCTGAATGACCCTGCAGATGCCGCCGACACCACACAGGAAGTCTTCCTCAAAGTCTTTCGCGGCATGCGTCACTTCAACGCTGCCTCCAGTCTGAAAACCTGGATCTACCGCATTGCAGTTCATGAAGCCTCCAATCGCCGCCGCTGGTGGTTTCGCCACAAATCGCGCGAGACATCGATGGAGCGCGTCGAGCCGGGCCTGCTCCATGAGCCGGGGGTCACGCTGAAAGAATCTCTCGTCGATGCCACTCAATCCCCCTTCGACGACTTCGCGCAAGGTGAATTGCGCGAACGTGTGGAGCGCGAACTGCGCCAGGTGCCGGAACCATATCGCACTACCCTGATCTTGCGAGATATCGAAGAGCTCTCCTACGAAGAAATTGCGGAAGTCATGGAAGTCTCCCTGGGAACGGTGAAGTCGCGCTTGACACGAGGACGCGACTCCCTCAGGAAGCGCCTGGAAAAATATCTGCCGGAGGTGAGTTCCGATTTGTCCTCCTCAGCGCATCAGGCCGGCGCGGAACAGAGTCATCACCAGGTTCCCCGCAGCGGCCGGGAAGTTGAGGCTACGTCATGACCTGCGCCAAGGCAAAATCGTTGTCCACTCATTACCTTGATGGACGCCTCGAGGGTCCCGACTACCACGCACTGGAACGGCACTTGCTCGCGTGCCATGCCTGCAAGTCCAGCGTAAGCAGCCTGGAGCAGACGAGACAGTTGCTCTCGTCCCTGGGACGCAGGAAGGCACCCGCGGACCTGGCTCTGCGGCTGCGCCTGGCCATTTCCCGCGAGGCCGCTGCGGTACGCCGCGATCCTTTCGCGCTGCTCCGCCTCCGTCTCGAAAATCCCCTGAATGCATTCATGGTGCCGGCGACCGCCGGGTTGTTAAGTGCCATCATCATATTCGGCTTGCTGATCGGCTTCTTTGCTCTTCCTGCACAGATCAATGATGTGCCCACGATGCTCTACACGCCGCCAGAACTTGCCATTGCTCCTTTTGGTCTGAGCCAGCCCGTGAATGGCGAATCCGTGGTGATTGAGGCCTACGTGGATGCCAACGGGCGCGTGCAGGACTATCGCGTGCTGACCGCTCCGGGAGGTTCCTCGCTTTCCGACTCCGATCTCAAGAATATGCTCATCTTTACCGTTTTCCGCCCGGCAACCTCATTTGGACGCCCCACCGCCGGACGAGCCATCCTGTCCTTTTCTAAACTGAATGTGAGGGGATAGATCCCAGGGTGGCCCACCTTCCCCTGGGTGCCCCAGATCTCGCGCTTTTCGAGGCTTGGGTATTGGGTGTCCAGGTTCGGCTTCGCTTCTGCCGCTAACCTGGTTACGAATTACTTACTGAGCCTTGGACTTTTTCAGATAATCGCCCGATTCGATATATCCCTTGAGCCTCTCTCCGATGAAGTGCTGCCACACCATGTCGATGGCCTTGGCATCCTGCGCGCTGATCTGGCCTACGCTATTGCATGTCACATGCATGCGCGTTCCCTTTCCATCCGGCTTGAGATCGTATGTGGTGACCAGATCGAGCGCCCTCCCCCCAAATCCCAGGGGACCAGTGAAGCGTAACCTCTTGCCGCGTTCGGCATAGTTCACCGTCGCGTGCAGCACGCCGTCGCCGGAGTCATTGAAGATCTCGTAGAAGCCGCCGCCAGGCTTGGCCTCGATGTACATCTTCTTGGGATGCCCGGAGACAGAATGATCCCACCAGCCACTGATGTCTCCCGTGGCCGCGTCGTACACCGCCTCGGGCGCTGCCGGCAGCAATACCTCAATCTCTATGGAGTATCCGCCAACGGCAAGTTCCTTGACCTCAGCCTGCGCAGCCGGCGAGCAACTGAGAATTAGCCCGCATAACAACGGTGCCAGAACTCCCACTTGTCTCATGTCACCTCCTGAAGGAGTTTCGCCACCAGAGCGTAGCACAGGAATTCTGGCGGGAAGATGCGCGACCAGTGTACGGGTGCCCAGGTTCGCGGCTGCTTTCCTGCCGCTAACCTGGCAAATCTTGAGACCGCGGCGCTGCTT
This genomic window contains:
- a CDS encoding sigma-70 family RNA polymerase sigma factor, with the protein product MSTIAGTLQVRAQEASIVAELKAGSEEAYAWLIAHYQPPVYSLVYRILNDPADAADTTQEVFLKVFRGMRHFNAASSLKTWIYRIAVHEASNRRRWWFRHKSRETSMERVEPGLLHEPGVTLKESLVDATQSPFDDFAQGELRERVERELRQVPEPYRTTLILRDIEELSYEEIAEVMEVSLGTVKSRLTRGRDSLRKRLEKYLPEVSSDLSSSAHQAGAEQSHHQVPRSGREVEATS
- a CDS encoding zf-HC2 domain-containing protein → MTCAKAKSLSTHYLDGRLEGPDYHALERHLLACHACKSSVSSLEQTRQLLSSLGRRKAPADLALRLRLAISREAAAVRRDPFALLRLRLENPLNAFMVPATAGLLSAIIIFGLLIGFFALPAQINDVPTMLYTPPELAIAPFGLSQPVNGESVVIEAYVDANGRVQDYRVLTAPGGSSLSDSDLKNMLIFTVFRPATSFGRPTAGRAILSFSKLNVRG
- a CDS encoding SRPBCC domain-containing protein is translated as MRQVGVLAPLLCGLILSCSPAAQAEVKELAVGGYSIEIEVLLPAAPEAVYDAATGDISGWWDHSVSGHPKKMYIEAKPGGGFYEIFNDSGDGVLHATVNYAERGKRLRFTGPLGFGGRALDLVTTYDLKPDGKGTRMHVTCNSVGQISAQDAKAIDMVWQHFIGERLKGYIESGDYLKKSKAQ